The genomic window TGAAAAATAAGATGAGCTGCTTCAACATATATTACTTAGACATATATCTTTTGGAGCTTGACTTATAATCAATTTTTGAAAAAAGATAGGGATAAGAAATAACAAATCTGGTGGTGGAAAAATGAAGGTATATACTGCATTGCTGCTGCAGCTAATAATATGGAGCGGCTACACCTTTATTGAATGGCTCTCAAAATACGATCAGCTTATTTATAAAGTGCTGATGTTCTTCGTATTTTTATATTTAGCCATCATCATTGGAAACTACATTGTAAAGTCTGCAAAAAAAACCTTCTTTGTTACGGCACTTAGCCTGACTTTATATGGATCATTTCATTTCTCAATGGCGTTTATATAAGAAAAAGAGCCTAGTTCATTTAGGCTCTTTTTTCTGCCGGCCATTGAAAAAATTAGAAATGATAGTGTAGAGGGAAAAGGTAAATAGAAAAAAGCAAATAAACGTAAATAAAAATGGTGTTACCTTAAAGTTTGTTTCTTTTTCAATAGGAGAGACAAACTTAACTTCTAGTGGATATTCATTTTTTGCCTCTGGTAGAGTAACTTGTTGTTCAGCGAATGGAAAAGGACCTCCAAATGATATGCTCTGATTTAATTGTGCCGGTCTTTCCTCAAAATATGAATAAAAGATAAATGGGGAGCTTAATGTAATTGCGAGAGCAACAACCCCAAAGAATAATAGTTTATTTCTTAACATAATTCATCACCTCATCATACAGCAAAACAGAAGAACAGCCAGCTGCTGTTCTTCTGAAAGTATTTTATTCTTACTTTCTTGGGTAAAAATACATGACTCTGCCATTGAATAAATGCAATTCACCTTTAAGTTTCTTTGCAAGGTAGCGGCAAAACTCGTTAGCTTTTCCTTTATCACCATATGTAGCTGTTTCCGGTAATGTAACCTGAATATATGATTGTTCACGTTGGGATCCATCTTCGTCCCTAATTGTTTCTTTATCTATTCCTAGTAAAATTGTATGATACCTGTCATTGTTCGAATGTAGGTAGAACCATTTCCCTTTTCCTTCAGGTTTTTCTTTTATTTCATAAGGAAAAGCGGCTTCATTGTATTTCCAATCAACCTGGTCTCCTGTTTTCGCCGTAATGTCTTTAAAGTATTGAAATAATTCTTTTACTTCATCTGTCGT from Bacillus sp. DTU_2020_1000418_1_SI_GHA_SEK_038 includes these protein-coding regions:
- a CDS encoding DUF1885 family protein, whose product is MASNAYIKLVPSSEKEHITTDEVKELFQYFKDITAKTGDQVDWKYNEAAFPYEIKEKPEGKGKWFYLHSNNDRYHTILLGIDKETIRDEDGSQREQSYIQVTLPETATYGDKGKANEFCRYLAKKLKGELHLFNGRVMYFYPRK